One Solea senegalensis isolate Sse05_10M linkage group LG21, IFAPA_SoseM_1, whole genome shotgun sequence DNA segment encodes these proteins:
- the purg gene encoding purine-rich element-binding protein gamma, with amino-acid sequence MMTDGCCRGMERGRGKAAAEPLHRAAYPPPPPPPPQQQQQQYVQSAVAAAAAAQQQQQQQGADIQELASKRVDIQKKRFYLDVKQSVRGRFLKIAEVWIGRGRHDNIRKSKLTLSMAMAPALRYCLGDFIDYYARIGLRGGLAPQPQPEDHSGGSGNGQGRAHRRAQEQQSATALSPTGSAASDDHAHRVLKSEFIERDNRKYFLDLKENQRGRFLRIRQTVSKGHGTMGYYGQGIEQTIVLPAQGLIEFRDALSQLIEDYGDDDGDERGRTGSRNHGGDSESPELPEAASFRVDNKRFYFDVGSNRYGVFLKISEVRQPYRNTITVPLKAWARFGENFIRYEEEMRRIFTCHKEKRTDARRDSDEQED; translated from the coding sequence ATGATGACTGATGGATGCTgcagagggatggagagaggcCGGGGGAAGGCGGCAGCTGAGCCGCTGCACAGAGCCGCGTACCCACCGCCtcctccgccgccgccgcagcagcagcaacagcagtatgTGCAGAGCGCGGTAGCAGCAGCGGCAGccgcgcagcagcagcagcagcagcagggcgcAGACATCCAGGAGCTGGCCTCCAAGCGCGTCGACATCCAGAAGAAACGCTTCTACCTGGACGTGAAGCAGAGCGTCCGCGGCCGCTTCCTGAAGATCGCGGAGGTGTGGATCGGCCGAGGCCGCCACGACAACATCAGGAAGAGCAAGCTGACGCTGTCCATGGCAATGGCGCCCGCGCTGCGCTACTGCCTGGGAGACTTTATAGATTATTACGCCCGGATCGGGCTACGCGGCGGTTTGGCGCCGCAGCCTCAGCCCGAGGACCacagcggcggcagcggcaaCGGCCAGGGCCGCGCGCACCGGAGAGCGCAGGAGCAGCAGAGCGCCACCGCGCTGTCGCCCACCGGCTCTGCCGCGTCCGACGACCACGCGCACCGCGTCCTCAAAAGCGAGTTCATAGAGCGCGACAACAGAAAGTACTTCCTGGACCTGAAGGAGAACCAGCGCGGCCGCTTCCTGCGCATCCGGCAGACCGTCAGCAAGGGCCACGGAACCATGGGCTACTATGGTCAGGGCATCGAGCAGACCATCGTGCTGCCCGCGCAGGGACTCATCGAGTTCCGGGACGCGCTGTCGCAGCTCATTGAGGACTACGGCGACGACGACGGCGACGAGCGCGGCCGAACCGGGTCTCGGAACCACGGCGGCGACAGCGAGAGCCCAGAGCTCCCCGAGGCCGCGTCCTTCCGCGTGGACAACAAGAGGTTCTACTTCGACGTGGGCTCCAACCGATACGGTGTCTTCCTGAAGATCAGCGAAGTGCGGCAGCCGTACAGGAACACCATCACCGTGCCGCTGAAGGCCTGGGCCCGGTTCGGGGAGAACTTCATCAGGTACGAGGAGGAGATGCGGCGGATTTTCACGTGTCACAAAGAGAAGAGGACAGACGCGCGGCGGGACAGCGACGAACAAGAGGACTGA
- the il6st gene encoding interleukin-6 receptor subunit beta yields the protein MASVGFVQMLLLACFTSAVAAAAPGNYNHLVTAPQPLAVEIGSEFKASCMVVVTDEVTADDLYWDLSQKTVPKEQYTKINRTTLNVTVHISGEDEEWLYCRSRGVSSYVVLNGGKFMHAIYLRKGYPPKQPENVTCIALQDKNFISSTVKCSWDTVGRQSKDVATKYTLNFNVIAYSNRTVPAKGNIASVNLSVFPHFMEVEFWVEAHNALGMVASEHLRKDAGCLVKTDPPANVRVITEKTFATSLLLNWSRPISKGYVPKLTYEIRFCQSGAHEWTYVPPGDIADNMESFRLQKLQPHKVYVSQIRCKTDKACCPYWSEWSTNATKRTPEDRPTSKPDLWKKVYEGVGERRVQIICKDPVFANGRITHFDVKVQEQKDKTWRGSSEWESFPVNRSDGDAVHRTITLVKEIYLEDQKSLRVSIAAVNSVGKSPTASLSIPDKAHELPPVEDLRAWPNDGQMWVEWKPPYSTRSDRVTEYVVQWVSGDVLDWQRESRSTRLTIIKDHLRKFVCYTVSVYPVYSGWTGKPASVQVFQEQGAPLQGPVVSLNNKPERNEAELVWTEIPPDRRQGFITGYTISYSSGRETLTVDVPPDVTTYKLTSLTGNTKYDVWVSASTIVDSTPGSHHSFTTTKYASGEIELIVVGVSLGFLFIVIMAMLLCIYKKDVIKRNFWPQIPNPGESTIRNWSPDYPLRAETPKENCMSGISVLDMDTSDGKSVFEEDKAVLPLKKDKYLSEEHSSGIGGSSCMSSPRQSVSDSDEGGDMVDTTASTVQYSSVVATSGYKGQTPSSQAPSQAVFSRSESTQPLLDSEENPDVQDGSRQCFFRHAAGNQDNFNQLLEAEQPEELETLSFCPLEEDAAAAIEQMPAEEPSGERRHPSALSSYMPQLGGYRPQ from the exons CTCCAGGAAATTACAACCACTTGGTGACAGCGCCGCAGCCTCTGGCGGTCGAGATCGGCTCCGAATTTAAGGCCTCGTGCATGGTCGTCGTCACCGATGAAGTGACTGCCGACGACCTCTACTGGGACCTGTCTCAGAAGACAGTACCCAAAGAGCAGTACACCAAGATCAACAGGACGACCCTGAACGTCACCGTCCACATCAGTGGAGAAGATGAGGAGTGGTTGTACTGTCGCTCTCGGGGGGTTTCGTCCTACGTTGTCCTGAATGGAGGCAAATTTATGCACGCAATCTATCTTCGCAAAGGCT ATCCTCCGAAACAGCCAGAGAATGTGACCTGTATCGCTCTCCAGGACAAAAACTTCATCTCCTCAACCGTCAAGTGTAGCTGGGACACAGTGGGACGTCAAAGCAAAGACGTCGCTACTAAATACACGCTGAACTTCAATGTCATTGC TTATTCCAACCGAACTGTGCCCGCTAAGGGGAACATCGCCTCGGTGAATCTGAGCGTATTCCCACATTTTATGGAGGTGGAGTTTTGGGTGGAGGCGCACAACGCACTTGGGATGGTTGCGTCTGAGCATCTGAGAAAAGACGCTGGGTGTTTGG TGAAAACAGATCCTCCAGCAAACGTCAGAGTCATCACCGAGAAGACGTTTGCAACCTCCCTCCTCCTGAACTGGAGTCGTCCCATCAGTAAGGGATATGTCCCCAAATTAACATACGAAATCAGATTCTGCCAAAGTGGAGCCCACGAATGGACGTAT GTTCCTCCTGGTGACATCGCAGATAACATGGAGTCCTTCAGACTCCAGAAACTTCAGCCACACAAGGTTTACGTGTCTCAGATCCGCTGCAAAACAGATAAAGCGTGCTGCCCTTACTGGAGCGAATGGAGCACCAACGCCACCAAGAGGACGCCGGAGGACC GACCAACGAGCAAACCAGATTTATGGAAGAAAGTTTATGAGGGTGTCGGCGAACGACGAGTGCAGATTATCTGTAAG GATCCCGTTTTCGCCAACGGGAGGATCACCCACTTTGACGTGAAGGTTCAAGAACAGAAGGATAAAACCTGGCGTGGGAGCTCAGAGTGGGAGAGTTTCCCAGTCAACAGGTCAGACGGTGATGCCGTGCACAGGACCATCACCCTCGTGAAGGAGATATACCTGGAAGACCAGAAATCCCTGCGAGTGTCCATCGCCGCGGTCAACTCTGTGGGGAAGTCGCCCACGGCGTCGCTATCCATCCCAGACAAGGCACACG agCTCCCCCCGGTGGAGGATCTGAGGGCGTGGCCTAACGACGGCCAGATGTGGGTGGAGTGGAAGCCACCCTACAGCACACGGAGTGACAGAGTGACGGAGTACGTGGTGCAGTGGGTCAGCGGCGATGTCCTGGACTGGCAGAGGGAAAGCAGAAGCACCAGACTCACCATTATTAAAG ACCACCTGCGGAAGTTCGTGTGCTACACCGTGTCCGTGTATCCGGTGTATTCTGGATGGACGGGGAAGCCGGCCAGTGTGCAAGTGTTTCAGGAACAAGGAG CTCCACTCCAAGGCCCAGTCGTTAGCCTAAACAACAAGCCGGAGCGCAATGAGGCGGAGCTGGTGTGGACGGAGATCCCTCCAGACAGACGACAAGGGTTCATCACAGGCTACACCATATCCTACAGCAGCGGGCGTGAAACCCTCA CCGTGGACGTTCCTCCAGACGTCACCACCTACAAACTGACGTCACTGACGGGCAACACCAAGTACGACGTGTGGGTCAGCGCGTCCACCATCGTAGACTCCACCCCAGGATCCCATCACTCGTTTACCACTACGAAATATG CATCAGGAGAGATTGAGCTCATCGTGGTCGGAGTGAGTCTGGGATTCCTGTTTATCGTCATCATGGCGATGCTGCTCTGCATCTACAAGAAAGACGT CATAAAGAGAAACTTCTGGCCTCAGATTCCAAACCCTGGAGAGAGCACCATCAGAAACTGGTCTCCGGACTATCCTTTAAGA GCAGAGACACCAAAGGAGAACTGTATGTCTGGCATCAGCGTGCTGGACATGGACACGAGCGACGGGAAGAGCGTGTTCGAGGAGGACAAGGCCGTCCTCCCTCTGAAGAAAGACAAGTATCTGTCCGAGGAGCACAGCAGCGGCATCGGCGGCTCCTCCTGCATGTCCTCGCCTCGCCAGAGCGTGTCCGACAGCGACGAGGGCGGCGACATGGTGGACACCACGGCCAGCACCGTGCAGTACTCCTCAGTGGTGGCCACTAGCGGCTACAAGGGTCAGACTCCAAGCTCTCAGGCGCCGTCGCAGGCCGTGTTCTCGCGCTCCGAGTCCACGCAGCCCCTGCTGGACTCTGAGGAGAACCCAGACGTGCAGGACGGCAGCCGCCAGTGTTTCTTCCGACACGCGGCGGGGAACCAGGACAACTTTAACCAGCTGCTGGAGGCGGAGCAGCCGGAGGAGCTGGAgactctgtccttctgtccGCTGGAGGaggacgccgccgccgccatcGAGCAGATGCCTGCTGAGGAGCCCTCCGGCGAGCGGCGGCATCCGTCGGCACTGTCCAGCTACATGCCTCAGCTGGGAGGCTACAGGCCACAGTGA